The following coding sequences are from one Biomphalaria glabrata chromosome 8, xgBioGlab47.1, whole genome shotgun sequence window:
- the LOC106063240 gene encoding uncharacterized protein LOC106063240, protein MSEQTFLFKMEMTCEGCANAAKKVLGKLSEVKSVETNVEAKTVKVVSTLPSDTLLEALKKTGKEVSFVGLA, encoded by the exons ACTTTCCTATTCAAAATGGAGATGACCTGTGAAGGTTGTGCCAATGCTGCCAAGAAAGTCTTAGGAAAACTTT CTGAAGTGAAGAGTGTGGAAACAAATGTTGAAGCAAAGACAGTGAAAGTGGTCTCCACCTTACCATCAGACACTCTTCTAGAGGCACTGAAGAAAACAGGCAAAGAAGTCTCCTTTGTGGGACTAGCATAA